Part of the Suncus etruscus isolate mSunEtr1 chromosome 20, mSunEtr1.pri.cur, whole genome shotgun sequence genome, gtgcaatgcaaacaccctagctaccatactttttctccagcccctggagttcatttttcaaatactggtaaataataaatgttaacatattaatatataatagtaattggggtcggagagacagcacagcggtagggcgtttgccttgcacacagaaggacggtggttcaaatctcggcatcccatagggtcccctgagcctggtgagggtgatttctgagcgtagagccagaaatagcccctgagcgctgccgagtgtgacccaaaaaccaaaaccaaaacaaaagaaatagtaataatataataactatCACTTAAATAATGCATTcattaataaacaataaatacaattttaaaataaaatgttttgtgtttaaaTCATGGATTCATAGGAAATATgaaatatgcaaaaatatgtaCAAGCAGGTCCTGTTAGTATGTACgttgtgtacatatatacacagtaCACCATACAGTTTCAAATAATCATTACTACAGTCTAGACAGAACTTTGTAGCCTCACTGCTTTCTAACCCAGGTTGTCACTAACTTGTTCTCCATCTatagctctttttttgttttttgtttttggcttgtgGGCTATAcccttgggggtcactcctggccctgcacactcctgacaggctcaggggaccatatgggatcctggggatcaaatccgggttggcTGCAGACAAGGAAAATTTCCTACCCTCTGTGGAAATGCTCTGGCTGGCCCCTCCATATATAATTCTTgtgatttggggccgggcggtggcgctggaggtaaggtgcctgccttacctgcgctagcctaggagacggaccgcggttcgatcccccagcgtcccatatggtcccccaagccaggagcgacttctgagcgcatagccaggagtaacccctgagcgttaccgggtgtggcccaaaaaccaaaaaaaaaaaaaataataattcttgtgATTTGAGGAATGCTATTTAATTGTAATCATACAATATTCACCTTTTGAACTTGAAATTTTACTTGGCACAGTTCTCTGGAGAATCATCTAGGTTTCTTTTGTTGCTAAGTAGTAAATATTCCATGTTATGGAAAAATGTAACCACAGGTTCCTCCATTGAAGGACAGCTGGTAGTTTCCAGTTTGGGACTCTAGTGAATAAAATTGTTAGGAACTTTGACATACCAGTTTTTGCACAAGCATAAGTTTTCACTTCTCACATTCATAAGCAGAATAAGCAGAATGCAATTGCAGGCTTGTATAGCAGTAGTCAGCTGTCTGTATGTTTGCTTAGTTTTTGTGGGTTGAGGATCAAAACCAGATCTCACGCTGAACCACATCCAACCTGGGCCTCATGTTTAGGTGGGTGTTTTCTTTTAGTAAGGGCCATACTGTATTGGAGAATCTCTGGGGCTTCCCCTGACATGGTTTCCAGGAGACCTTgaggttccagagatcaaaccatgcTCCCGACAAGTGACCTGGGTGAGTCCATGGACCCTGCAGGCTGCACTCTGCCATCCAACAAACTCGTGGCGCTGGTGACCGGGGCCAACCGGGGCCTGGGCTTCAACCTGGTGCGGGAGCTGTGCCGGCAATTCTCCGGGGACGTGATGCTCACGGCGCGGGATCCAGGCCGGGGCCAGGCGGCCGTACAGCAGCTGCAGGCTGAGGGCCTGAGTCCCCGCTTCCACCAGCTGGACGTCAACGACCTGCAGAGCATCCGCGCCCTGCGCGATTTCCTGATGAAGGAATACGGAGGGCTCGACTTGCTGGTGAACAACGCCGGCGTCTTTCTGTGTAATAGGAATCCCAAACTATCATTTCCTGATGAAGCTGAGTTGACTGTGAAGACAAACTTTCACGGCACCAGAAATGTCTGCATGGAGTTGCTGCGTCTCTTGAGACCTGGAGGCAGAGTGGTGAATCTGTCCAGCTCAGAGAGCCTCCGCGTTTTTAAGGAATGCAGCCCAGAACTGCAGAAGAAGTTTAAAAGCGACACCATCACCGAGGAGGAGCTGGTGGAGCTCATGGACGAGTTTGTGGAAGATGTGAAGAACGGGGTTTATCACGTAGAGGACTGGCTGACGCCCACCTATGGCATGTCGAAGATCGGCATCGTGGTGCTGTCCAGCATCCTGGCCAGGAAGCTCGACGAGCAGAGGAAAGGGGACGGGATCCTTCTCAACGCCTGCTGTCCTGGCTGGGTGAGAACCGACATGGGTGGGCCCGAAGCCATGAAGAGCCCAGAAGAAGGAATAAAGCTTCTGTTGTATTTGGCACTCCTGCCCCCAGAGGCAAAGGGCCCTCATGGGCAATTCGTTATAGAAAACAACTCCAAAGATTGGGTGAAGAGACATTTAGGCCTCGAGGAGACTGATGATTTGACTGACGATTTAACCTTGAAAATACACTGGATCTGATCGAAACCACTGGAAAAGTGTCTTCCACAGGCACAACATGATTCACGCCATCACCGATTGCACTCGCTCCTGCTTATTTCTCTCCTACTTGTCACATACGGcaacaaaaattaaacagaaataaagagcTAGAAACAATGAGTCTGCTATAAGGAATGGAAAAACATTATCTAATAGGCAAGTTGTTTGTGGGGGGTTTGGAACTTgcggacattggtggagggaagtgattaatgatgtgagtgttaaaaaaagggggggggaaatgaTGTGAGTGTTAGAACATTATACACTTGAGACTCAGATATGAATGACTGTAAATTATGGGGCCttaatagattttaaatttttttgtttttttgggccacacccggtaacgctcagggattactcctgtggctatgcgctcagaagttgctcctggcttgggaggccatatgggactccgggggatcgaactgtggtccgtccaaggctagcgcaggcaaggcaggcaccttacctcttgcgccaccgcccggccccagattttaaattttaatgtagggccagagagatagtacagcagtagggcatttgccttgcatgtggctgagccaggatggacctaggttcgatccccggtggcccaatccaggagcaatttctgagtgtatagctaggggttacccctgggcgtcactgagtgtggcccaaaaacaaaaacaaaaaaatttatttttaaagtaaaatttttttcatcaataaaatttattttaaaacctcaaaaaaaaaaaaaaaaaaaaaggacatgctCCCTCTGGGAGACTCTTGAGGCCATTTCCCCAGATAttcatgttaaatattttttaaggatATTTTTGGTCATatctgctagtgctcaggggttatttctggctctgtgttcaggagggACCTACCCCCAAAAGTTCTTTGTGCTCGGGGAACTATATTTGGTACCAGTTGGAATGGGATCTGGTGCAGGCAAGCAAAGTAACTTACTGCCTGTACAGTTTTTCCAGCTTCTTTGTCTTcatgttttccctcttttctctatttgccttttgcatcacacctgacagtgctcagggcttactcctagctctgtgcttagggatcactcctggcaatgttcatgaGATATGCATAgtggtagggatcaaactggggtggtTTAGCAGGGCAAGCACCATAACCCTAGTACCCTTTGACCCCttcagggcaaaaaaaaaaaaaaagagttgtaatATAGCTTAGTggtaaatgcttgccttgcatgtgtgtgaGGTCTGAGTTTGAACTGTAGGACTCAAACTAAAACAATATGAAACAAATGGctgacttatttttctctttctttccccataaagcatgtctctcttttttttgtttttgtttttggccaaacctggtgatgctcaagggttactcctgactatgcactcagaaatcgctcctggcttgggggatcatatgggacgttgggggatcaaacagtggtccgtcctgggtcagccacatgcaaggcaagcaccctaccactgcgctactgctccggccctaagcatgtctcttttaaaaaatatcattatagggaccggagagatagcacagcggcgtttgccttgcaagcagccaatccaggaccaaaggtgattggttcgaatcccgatgtcccacatggtcccccgtgcctgccaggagcgatttctgagcagacatccaggagtaacccctgagtaccgccgggtgtggccccaaaaaaatcattataaagcaccatggttacgaacttgtttgtagttggttttcagtcataaaacgtaCACTCCTCTGACTTTTTTCTGAAAATAGCTGTATCGTtgactttttggtttggttttggttttgtgccccacccagtggttcttggagatactCCTAGGTTGGTGCTATGTTGGTCATGCTCTGGCCTCCTGgtgagtgccaggaattgaacttgaccCTCTGAGTGCCCAGcgttctctcca contains:
- the LOC125998153 gene encoding carbonyl reductase [NADPH] 1-like gives rise to the protein MLPTSDLGESMDPAGCTLPSNKLVALVTGANRGLGFNLVRELCRQFSGDVMLTARDPGRGQAAVQQLQAEGLSPRFHQLDVNDLQSIRALRDFLMKEYGGLDLLVNNAGVFLCNRNPKLSFPDEAELTVKTNFHGTRNVCMELLRLLRPGGRVVNLSSSESLRVFKECSPELQKKFKSDTITEEELVELMDEFVEDVKNGVYHVEDWLTPTYGMSKIGIVVLSSILARKLDEQRKGDGILLNACCPGWVRTDMGGPEAMKSPEEGIKLLLYLALLPPEAKGPHGQFVIENNSKDWVKRHLGLEETDDLTDDLTLKIHWI